The segment TTCTTCATCATCTGCTACTGTTGTTTGTTAGTTTCCAGTTCTCCATCTAACAACGTTTAGGCCATTTGTTATTCAATAAACTGGGTGAGGcgatgtttattattgtttatcattGGTTGGAAACTGATTGAGGGTTGTTGGCATAAGGAAGAGTATCTGGTTATAGAAAACTCTACCTCAGTATAATCTCACTTGATGTATTCAATTAGGGAAAAGATGATTAAACAGTGATAATGGTAAACCAATTTTTGCCATCAATAGCGTGCTGAAGTGgcttatttatgacaaccctgcTTTCTCCAATTTATCAACTGAACACTCTTCAAACGATTGCTTCAATAGATAAGCCATTTTACCCATGTAAATTAGATACAAGGCAAGTTTATGATAGCAGTCATTAATACAGCTCTTGAAGATTATCTAATATTGATTTGACTTAAATGGATCTCAAGTCATTGCCATGTTTTGCTTTTAATTCCTTCTTGATATCTGCACCTTAAAAGGAGTGGTGTCAGGTTCCAATTGCGCATTATTCTCTACATCATAcatagacaacaaacagaaaatatcaaagaATGCCTCTGCTTTGACAGAAATCATCTACATTAATATGCTAATGTCAAATGTGTGATGCTGTCTTGTAGTTAGTTGAAGGAGATAgtgaaaacagagaaagaaaagtgtTAATAAGagcaaagagaaagagattattatttttaaatggtTGGTTAGTTGAAGGGAGAGAGAACAATAGAATGTGATTAGTGCAGGGGAGAGGCAATGGAAGTATGCTTACTGAGGGCATCACAAAAGTAGAAGTCAGTACTGTTAAgtgatataaagtaaaaaaaaataataaataacagctAATAAAGTAGAAAACCTGAGAATATAGCATTCATATATAACGGTGACACTAACTTACAATCtcacacaatgtcaaaacaaagagacacgaagacacacatacatgtatacacacacacacacatatctacagatGTCTTTCAACttcatctaccacatccactcacaaggactttgttgacctagggctaaagggttataatagaagacatttgccaaaggtacCAATAATggaatagttaagaagttcatgTATAGCTTTCTTGAGAGTGTACTTTCAGTATTACCTATATGGACTGTTACACTATCTCAAGAAAATTCAAATGCTCGAGAAAAACATACAATTTcatcttaaaattttaaaataactatGGAATCTCCATAGGTATTGCTTCTTTTACATCAATCAAATATCAGTTTTCTTTATAGATGCCATAAACGTTATAGTTTCTTGTGTGTGGCAGCAGATTTGTCTGGTACTTCAGAACAATAATCATATGCAAGCACACATTACTCAAACCTAGTTCAGTCTAGATCTAGACTTTCACTCTACTCCTCACTACTGAAAGCTTATACTGTACACATCAGCAACATCTTATCCATCATCAATATCCATGTATGACTAGATTGATGGATGATTTTGTAAAGTAGTTGTTGTTTGTGTAGTGTCATGTAttgttattggtttcaaatattagtacaagaccaacaatttctggggagggatcagtcgattacattgaccccagttctcaactggcacttattgcattgaccccgaaaagatgaaaagtaaagttgatctaagcagaatttgaaatcagcctgacgaaatgctgccaagcattttgctttGCATGTTTatcattctgccagtttgctgctttAGTGTCGTGTATGTTATTGTAACTTTATAGGTATCATTTTTACCTTTACTGTGATTGCCTCTCAACTCATCTCTTTCATATTCTAGCAGATGAACattaattttactctttaaaACTTGACCGAATGGAGCTAATTGACATTATTTCTTGGAATGTGACACAGATATTCAAAGACAAAATCTTTGGCAATGTGTTAGTGTTGAATGTACAATACTGCACAGCTGTATATGCTGGTACTAACTACCAGAACATAAAGCAGGAGTTGAACTTGTAATATGTCTATCAGGTATACTAAAGTATGGATGATTATTATTGCTctggaggtgagctggcagaattgttagcatgtaggacataattgcttagtggcattttgttcatgtttatagtctgagttcagattcttctgaggttggctttgtttttcatccttcagggttgataaaatagataccagttaagcactgggttgATACAAATGACTAGACTCTGCCTTCtaattttcaggctttgtgcctatagcagaaagggttTTTAGTGTTAGTTTTTAGATTTAGTTTCTGTTATAGCCACCTGGCCCATTATATTGGTGTTCTTTATACTtataacaataaattatattgaattaaatTATCCTAAGTTTCTGTATCTGTCTTATATAACCACCACTTTGTCAGTTATATTAGAGCTCATCAGGAGcatcatacatctatatatataaaactgtagttgtgtgagtgtctgtctcctacgatttagattcctaactactcccacattttgcggtgcagtttaaccagattcgggtatcttatagtcgtgattcatatcgagcccgtctgggtattagcgcgcgtctacgatgagtctacgatttaaaaataatttaacataatttttttccattttaacgcatattttttcgtgtgtcgatggcggcggagttggcatccatggtcacacctgcacttgtgttgcttctccctcttcttccctccctcgtgaagctgtggggaagggagtgtaaggaaatcaacgtcgtaaagcattgtcaaggagaccagcgttcttttagaacaacgacttcatggcttgaagacaccaaaattaccatcattttttattccatttttaatgcatttttttgctataactcactaaaaatgcttatatagttatttcccttacaaacccgagcaacgccgggcgatactgctagtataatatcaAATGGTTATTGGAACATTTACCAAAATATGACAAATTCCCTTAACTTCATTTTTACTGTCTTCTGTAAATATTTTGATGTGAATAGATTTTCAGTAGATCATATGTTCCAATTTTCTTGTTCTAAGTAACTGAAAGTTTGCCCTCAGTCTCTCTGGTGATTCAGGAAAATAGACTTGTGTGTGGTGACTTTTTCAGATGTTTTTCAATGTAATTGTTTTAAtagttcagtaatttctgtttgttttacttTGTAGGTATTTAGAACCAACCTATAATTCAGGCTTCACTATGGAAGTTAAAGTTTGTTTCACAACGAATCCTCAAGATTTCTGGTGCCAGTCATCTGATTCCTATGGTCTTGATAGCTTAATGAATCAGTTGCAGATTTACCAAGATGATGATATCATCCCAACTGCAGAGATCTATGTAGGATTACCATGCCTTGCCAAATACAGTGAAGATGGTGCTCTTTATCGAGCTGAGGTTGTCTCAGTCAATGTTGCCTCATCATCTGTAGAGGTGATTTTCTGTGATTATGGTAATATTGAGTCAGTAATGATCACTGAGTTGATACCAATTCCAGAATGCTTCATGATTCTCCCAAAACAGGCTTTGCACTGTAGTTTAGCTGACGTATCTCCAAAAGGTGACAGTTACTGGGATGAAGATATGTGTACTGGTTTTGAAGAGATTGTTTCTGAAAAGGTGTTTACCATGTCAGTTCTGGCTGAAATGGCTAACAGTGTTTATATGGTCAACTTAAAAGATGGTAATGACAAACTTCTTCAAGAAATTCTGATTGAGTGTGACATGGCCTCAGGCCTCACAGCACAAATGTTTAGTGAATGTGGAGAAAGTAATTCAGATCTTCAGTCAGCAAATCATCCAGTAACAGACAACAAATCACAAGATACTGATTCTCCAGGCGATGATGAATCACAAGATCTTCCTCTCTTGATGCTGAGCCCTCAGAAACTGAATCAAATGCATATATGTCCCCAGAAACTGAAGCAGTTACATCTATGTCTCCAGAAATTGAAGCAGTTACATCTATGTCTCCAGAAACTGAAGCGGTTACATCTTTGTCCCCAGAAACTGAAGCGGTTACATCTATGTCCCCAGAAACTGAAGCAGTTACATCTATGTCCCCCAAAACTGAAGCAGTTACATCTATGTCCCCAGAAACTGAAGCAGTTACATCTATACCTCCAGAAACTGAAGCCGTTACATCTATGTCCCCAGAAACTGAAGCCGTTACATCTATGTCCCCAGAAACTGAAGCCGTTACATCTATGTCCCCAGAAACGCAAGCAGTTACATCTATGCCTCCAGAAACTGAAGCAGTCACGCCTATATCCCCTGAAGGTGAAGCAGTTACATCTGTGTCCTCTGAAGTTGAAGCAGTCATGTCTGTGACCCAAGAAACTGAATCAACCCTTCAGCGTACAGCTGTGAAAATGACAGAAAATGAAGATTCTGATTTGGATGTCTACCAAGATACTTTTGATGACTTTGACATTCCAAACTCTTCAATTAATCCTGACAGATGTAATCTAGAGAATTCAAGCACTGACAACAGTGAAAGCATGAAGAAGAGTAATGACAACCCAGCATTCCAAGATGACACCACAATAACCAAACAATTCCCTGATGACCAAAATGTGGTCATTACGGCCTCTGAAAACTGTCCAGCTGATCAAAATGAAAATGATCTCAATGAAAGAATCAGTTCAAAGTTTACCAAAGAGAACCTTCCAGATGTCAATATGACAGACAACAGTGATTTCAACAGCAACGTAATTAGTTCTTCCCAAATTCAAACCACTGCTTTCATTGATGAAGGTAAAACAGCAGAGTCTTCCACAAACCATCATGCTGAAAATGACCTTCCTGCTGAAATTGAAACAAATCGTTCATTGGATGTATTTGATTGCAATCCTAGTGAATGGGAAGAATTAGATCAAGGTTTAAGTACTAGTCTCGTGTCAAACTGCTTGATAAAACCCAAAGACACTGTCCCTTGTTCTGATTCTAAAACAGAAAATACTTTGAATCCATTCGAGGATTGCCAGACATTTAATCTGAAGCCATCTTTAGGTGATATGGCAGGAGACCCTCTATTGTCATTCCTTGATTGGAACATGGAGATCAGCAACCGTATCAAAGTTAGATTATTGAATTTCATTGCACCAGATGACTTTTATGTGACCCCTTCAGATGATTCTGATGACTATTTGCAATTGTCCATTGCAATGAAAGACTGTGTAGATACACTAGAGCCTTTCTCTGATATGGATGATATAATTGGATTACCATGtcttgcagaaattgaaaattcATGGCAACGAGGAATTATTAAATCTAATGATAACAATGCAATAAATGTAAGTCAATTtcgcttttttctttattgttttgttttacttctgtatattttttaattgaatgattCCTTGATGTCACCAACCTCTGTGGTTAAATCTAATAAATTGACTGCTTAAGTTTTGGTTAATTTTCAGTATATAGTTAAGATATTAGAAACACTTAGATTAATATTAGTAACtttatgtattggtatatattataCCTTTGTTGATGAATTGGAACCCAATGCTGGCTTTAGATGAAAAGTGACTGAAGACTATTTCACTCGTGAGGACACTCCTAAAAGACCTATTTTGAGGCTCTAGGTTTTAGCCTGATACAGTAAATGCAGCACTACTGGAATTTcatatttgatgttgtaatgagACTTTGAAGAAGACTTAAACTCTTTAAGATGAGGCATCTGTAGGTGAGTGAGCTGATATTAAGGCTTAAAGTATGGCTCTTTCAATTGAATGATCTCTCTATCATGAACTACTTTATGCAAAGTACTGGGTGTGGCAAAAAATCCACCCAATATTACAGGTTGAAAAATGTTCTAACAGCAAATACATGATGTGCACTGTTCCAAACCATGGTGTGCACTGTTCCAAACCATGGTAGAAACTGGGGAAAAAAGTCAAACATTTGCTACATGAAGTCATCATTACTGTCTGCCTAATTACACTAATTAATATGCATTGAAACGAGTGGTAGGTTTTTCTACTGCATTCTATGTAGCTGTTGACAGCTGAATACTTTCACattactctctttctcacacagtCTTCCATCACATCACTATATTTGCTCTTCATCATTCTTGAGCTGAGACAACACTGGATAGAGAAGACTCTTTACTCTTGCTGGGAGTTGGTCATCTTTATGATGGTGTCTCGATAAAATTGCAAACTCTATGAAATGGTTGAAGAGTGGAACAGTATCTAACTGCTGAATCCATGACAAAAAATGTCATGTGTGCGTGAGACTTGGCCCTATTAAGGAGGACAGCAGATTCAAACAATGACAATAAAGTCTGTGGAGTCAGAGAAATTAAAATCAGTTTCATTTGTTGCCATTCCTTGTTAATAAATCATCATCTAGCTTTGTACTTTCAAAGACAAGTTGAATGAGCACTGCCTTATTTGAAGAACAGGTAAGGATTAGTGACAGAAAGGCATCTGGTTGTAAAACAAAGCCCAAAATATGTATTCATcagacccatgctagcatggtaaaacGGATGTAAAGCTAACAAATATAAGTccagatatattttaataaatttttaaatgtattaattGAAGTCCAAGTAATGTAGTTATTAGAAATCTAGTTATGAAGGAGCTAAATCTACTGGTATTGTACTATTCTTCCATTGTAGAATCTTTTACTTTATGTCGGTTGACCTAACTGTAAGAAATAGGTAACAAATCATCTGGGAGTGTAACTTTGATACTTGTCCAGAAAAACATCACATGTACTTGATATTATTATAAACCAGGGATGGGCAACTTTTCCTCAACTGGGGGCCGCA is part of the Octopus sinensis linkage group LG8, ASM634580v1, whole genome shotgun sequence genome and harbors:
- the LOC115215147 gene encoding uncharacterized protein LOC115215147 is translated as MTENEDSDLDVYQDTFDDFDIPNSSINPDRCNLENSSTDNSESMKKSNDNPAFQDDTTITKQFPDDQNVVITASENCPADQNENDLNERISSKFTKENLPDVNMTDNSDFNSNVISSSQIQTTAFIDEGKTAESSTNHHAENDLPAEIETNRSLDVFDCNPSEWEELDQGLSTSLVSNCLIKPKDTVPCSDSKTENTLNPFEDCQTFNLKPSLGDMAGDPLLSFLDWNMEISNRIKVRLLNFIAPDDFYVTPSDDSDDYLQLSIAMKDCVDTLEPFSDMDDIIGLPCLAEIENSWQRGIIKSNDNNAINVFFVDIGKELCMEKSVLRKCPPSLYKPPAMSIHCFLVDVLPLNSSWSTTAFEIFKEFTDSEQLEMRIDVKSSTKYGVYLYKEADDDNLNDRLIDLGHAIAEPGSKLEANREIEQTLLDPHRTSHMDSDDNPQEHISISPCNHSVKDCITRDTVGLSDLSEKEENQTSNENVEEQFDEEKKSEHKDSRESSDEL